The Proteiniborus ethanoligenes sequence TATAGCCGAGAAGATGCTTTTAATGATTCAAGTTGGACTATGACTGAATATGACAAAAAGCAAAGAGCAAGTTATGCTCTTGAAAATGATTTAGCCAACGACATAGAAAAAATTGAAGGTATCGAAGAAGCATCTGTTTTTTTAAATTTACCAGAAAACACTAGCTATGTTTTAAATAATAACGAAGAACCTTCTGCTTCCGTATTTATTATTCTGTCAGTAGGAAGGACATTATCTTCAATACAAGTTCAAGGTATACAAGATTATGTAGCTAGTGCCGTAGGCATGAACCCAGATAATGTTTCTGTTATTGACGATACAGGAAGAGTGTTAACCATATCAACTGAAAACAAAGAAAACTTCGATTTAACAGAACAGCTTAATCTTCAACAAGGCTTACAGGAAAGGATTAATAAAAGCATAAGAAGTTTTCTGGAAAGTGTTTTTGGGTATGGAAATGTAGTTGTAAGAGCGGGAGTAAAGATGAATTTTGATAGTGAATTGAGAAGCGAGATAGAATTTAAGCCCCCAATTCAAGACATGGAAGAAGGATTAGTTCGTAGTATGGAAAAAATAGAGGAACACATGGAAAACATGTTTACTGGTGGCGTTCCTGGTGTTGACTCAAATGTTGAAGATGTAACTGATTATGTTCAACAAGAGGGTGAAAGCTCTAGGTATGACAAAGCCAGTGAAACAATAAACTATGAGCTAAATGAAATAAATAAACAAATCAAGAAAGCACCAGGTCAAGTTGAATCTGTAACTGTTGCAATAATTTTAGATAAAAATTCGTTACCAGAAGGGGAATTAACAGATGATTTAAGAGCAGAAATATCTAGCCTTATATATGCTGCTACAGGTCTTGATACGAAACAAGTAGAAATTAGTGCTTTACCATTTATAGAACAAATAGATCAATATGGACCTACAGAAGATATAAGAGCTAAATTCCCAGCTTGGCTTATAGCACTTATAGCTATAGGGGTTATTTCTGTTGCATCAATTATTATTGTAATGTTTAGAAGAAAAGAAAGAGATATAGATATAAATGAAATGATTGAACAAAAAGCAAGTGAAATGTCAGTTATAGAAGATATTGATTTTGACTCGGAAAAATCTAAAGTAAAAGAGCAAATAAATAATTTTGTTGACAAAAAGCCTGAGGCAGTTGCACAATTATTAAGAACTTGGCTGAATGAAGAGTAGAGGTGAAGCTATGTCTAGAAAACAATCTATGAAGGGGAAAGAAAAGGCAGCAATACTGTTAATAACGCTTGGTCCGCAAAAATCTGCAGATATTTTCAAGCATTTGAGCGATGAAGAAATCGAGGAGTTAACCCTTGAAATAGCAAACATGAGAATTGTTTCACCTGAAGAAAAAGAAAATGTTCTGGATAGCTTTTACCAGCTG is a genomic window containing:
- the fliF gene encoding flagellar basal-body MS-ring/collar protein FliF, which gives rise to MGELIQQMRRQLNEFWKNLEKGKKIKLVIGILILLISLTLMIFFLTRTKYEVLFSGLTSKDAALVTKKLDDMNVKWKDEYNGTTILVPKNDKNRLKMELIREGIPRGRYSREDAFNDSSWTMTEYDKKQRASYALENDLANDIEKIEGIEEASVFLNLPENTSYVLNNNEEPSASVFIILSVGRTLSSIQVQGIQDYVASAVGMNPDNVSVIDDTGRVLTISTENKENFDLTEQLNLQQGLQERINKSIRSFLESVFGYGNVVVRAGVKMNFDSELRSEIEFKPPIQDMEEGLVRSMEKIEEHMENMFTGGVPGVDSNVEDVTDYVQQEGESSRYDKASETINYELNEINKQIKKAPGQVESVTVAIILDKNSLPEGELTDDLRAEISSLIYAATGLDTKQVEISALPFIEQIDQYGPTEDIRAKFPAWLIALIAIGVISVASIIIVMFRRKERDIDINEMIEQKASEMSVIEDIDFDSEKSKVKEQINNFVDKKPEAVAQLLRTWLNEE